Proteins found in one Pseudomonas sp. P8_241 genomic segment:
- a CDS encoding LuxR C-terminal-related transcriptional regulator, translated as MKTACDLLALGRFDAARRRLSQVIGHAAQHGTGGVPPAATAMESLIDLTQGGLASARMRLECFVPDCTALAGLLPNVMRALVLYESGSLDQAQDLLARTQPHIPDDSPPDALIVSHILMARIAYSRGEGAICRRHLATLMQAAHDRACRRSQCSVWIERARMATLEGRVLAAAQALTHVDRYGDWARSQAFYYANDVDTPTVARVRLYIAQGRFDLALRTLRPEIAQAHGQGRLRRKLKLRLLLAVALEGSAQHEAAMAELTGLLPFASEEGWRSTFVEEGACLEALLQRCARTLRARGGEPGFIGDLLKRLAGAPGLPSDVGQACSVLTEREQQVVRLVAQGYPISAIADNLRLSGYTVKVHLRNLFRKLGAHGQTQAAAIARARGLLDCLEDAPHVLCHTNTPVALARITA; from the coding sequence ATGAAGACAGCCTGTGACCTGCTGGCCCTCGGACGTTTCGACGCGGCCAGGCGCAGGCTGTCCCAAGTGATAGGGCATGCCGCGCAGCACGGCACCGGCGGCGTACCCCCTGCGGCGACGGCGATGGAAAGCCTCATCGACCTGACTCAAGGGGGGCTGGCATCGGCCCGTATGCGCCTGGAGTGTTTTGTTCCAGATTGCACCGCGTTGGCGGGCTTGCTGCCCAACGTCATGCGAGCCCTTGTGCTTTACGAAAGTGGATCGCTGGATCAGGCACAAGACCTGCTCGCGCGAACCCAGCCTCACATCCCGGACGACAGCCCGCCGGACGCACTGATCGTCAGTCATATCCTGATGGCCCGAATCGCCTACTCCCGAGGTGAGGGGGCCATCTGTCGACGCCACCTCGCCACGCTTATGCAAGCTGCCCATGACCGGGCATGCCGACGCAGCCAGTGCTCGGTCTGGATTGAGCGTGCGCGTATGGCGACGCTGGAAGGTCGTGTGCTTGCGGCTGCTCAGGCGTTGACTCACGTGGACAGATACGGCGATTGGGCGCGTTCGCAGGCGTTTTACTACGCCAACGACGTCGACACGCCCACCGTCGCCCGCGTGCGCCTGTACATCGCACAAGGACGCTTTGACCTGGCGCTTCGCACGTTACGCCCGGAAATTGCGCAAGCACACGGGCAGGGTCGTTTGCGCCGCAAGCTCAAGCTGCGTTTGCTGCTCGCCGTGGCCCTTGAGGGCAGTGCACAACACGAAGCGGCAATGGCAGAACTCACCGGGCTGTTGCCGTTTGCCAGCGAGGAGGGCTGGCGCAGCACCTTTGTCGAAGAAGGGGCCTGCCTTGAGGCGCTGTTGCAACGCTGCGCCCGGACACTCCGGGCGCGAGGGGGCGAGCCGGGGTTTATTGGTGATCTGCTCAAGCGATTGGCTGGCGCGCCTGGACTGCCCAGCGACGTTGGACAAGCGTGCTCTGTGCTCACCGAGCGCGAACAGCAAGTGGTCCGTCTGGTCGCTCAGGGCTATCCGATCAGTGCGATTGCGGACAATTTGCGACTTTCCGGGTACACGGTGAAAGTGCATCTGCGCAATCTCTTCCGCAAGCTGGGCGCTCACGGCCAGACGCAAGCCGCCGCCATCGCCAGGGCGCGAGGGCTGCTCGATTGCCTTGAAGACGCGCCCCATGTGCTGTGTCACACCAATACACCGGTCGCCTTGGCGCGCATCACCGCTTGA
- a CDS encoding CaiB/BaiF CoA-transferase family protein, giving the protein MSLQMGEEMLSGIKVVEICGIGPGPFCAMHLADLGADVIAVERAESKSISGQASHTANPVNRGKRSVFADLKSAEGRELVLKLIESADVLIEGMRPGVMERLGLGPQDCQARNPRLVYGRMTGWGQSGPLASAAGHDNNYIALSGALHHSGTVNEAPSSPITLIGDIGGGALYLTIGLLAGVLNARQTGKGTVVDAAIVDGSAHMMQLMLSLQGRGLLKEQRGKSVHDGSHFYATYRCADDNYVAVGSMEPQFYALLLQKLGLDNDPRFAKQWDMNRWEELRGLLAEVFAGQPRDHWCQLLEGSDVCFAPVLSPREASQHQHMVERGVYFERDGALQTSPAPRFDGRVEVPGAIPERGEHTARIMAALDINDLAAVWKP; this is encoded by the coding sequence ATGTCACTACAAATGGGGGAAGAGATGCTTTCAGGTATCAAGGTCGTAGAGATTTGCGGGATTGGTCCGGGACCCTTTTGTGCCATGCACCTGGCCGATCTGGGGGCCGATGTCATAGCGGTCGAGCGCGCAGAGTCAAAGTCGATCAGCGGGCAAGCGAGCCACACGGCCAACCCGGTCAACCGTGGCAAGCGGTCGGTGTTTGCGGACCTGAAAAGCGCTGAAGGTCGCGAACTGGTCCTGAAGCTGATCGAGAGCGCCGATGTCCTGATCGAGGGCATGCGCCCCGGCGTCATGGAGCGTCTTGGCCTTGGTCCGCAGGACTGTCAGGCACGCAATCCACGCCTGGTCTACGGGCGCATGACCGGTTGGGGGCAGAGCGGTCCATTGGCCAGTGCCGCCGGTCACGACAATAACTACATCGCCCTGTCAGGTGCGCTTCATCACAGCGGGACCGTCAATGAGGCACCTTCGTCGCCAATCACACTGATCGGCGACATTGGCGGCGGCGCTCTGTACCTGACTATCGGCCTGCTTGCAGGCGTGCTCAATGCCCGGCAGACCGGCAAGGGCACAGTGGTCGACGCAGCCATCGTCGACGGTTCGGCGCACATGATGCAGCTGATGCTGTCGCTGCAGGGTCGAGGCTTGCTCAAGGAACAGCGCGGTAAAAGCGTGCACGACGGCTCGCATTTCTATGCGACTTATCGCTGCGCCGATGACAACTATGTGGCGGTGGGTTCAATGGAGCCGCAGTTCTATGCGTTGCTGTTGCAAAAACTGGGGTTGGACAATGATCCGCGTTTCGCCAAACAGTGGGACATGAACCGCTGGGAAGAACTGCGCGGCTTGCTCGCCGAGGTGTTTGCCGGCCAGCCCCGCGATCACTGGTGCCAATTGCTGGAAGGCAGTGACGTGTGCTTCGCGCCGGTACTGAGCCCGCGTGAGGCGTCGCAGCATCAGCACATGGTGGAGCGGGGCGTGTACTTTGAACGCGACGGTGCTTTGCAAACCAGTCCCGCGCCCCGTTTCGATGGCCGCGTTGAAGTACCAGGAGCGATCCCTGAGCGAGGTGAACATACGGCCAGGATCATGGCGGCACTCGACATCAACGATCTCGCGGCTGTCTGGAAACCCTAG
- a CDS encoding lipid-transfer protein, with translation MSQKPYIAGVGMIPFVKPGTSGTYIDMGGEAIRLALQDAGLDYKLVQQAYAGYVYGDSTSGQAALYEVGMSGIPVINVNNNCATGSSALFLARQAVESGAVECALAFGFEQMQPGALKGHWDDRPRATTHKTQSVIDELTSDVEIPSALRMFGGAGREHMQKYGTQMSTFAAIRAKASRHAANNPLALFRKVVTTEDVMNDQVMWPGVMTRLMACPPTCGAAAAIICSEAFAKKHGLRTDVVILAQSLTTDKPVCFETRSMIEVVGFDMAQRAAREVYEKAGVDPLDIRVAEMHDCFAHNELLTYEALGLCDVGGAEKFVLEGSNTYGGQVVTNPSGGLLSKGHPLGATGLAQCYELTQQLRGNADKRQVEGVNVALAHNLGLGGACVVTLYGRT, from the coding sequence ATGTCGCAAAAACCTTACATTGCCGGCGTCGGCATGATCCCGTTCGTCAAGCCTGGTACCAGCGGTACTTACATCGACATGGGCGGCGAAGCGATTCGTCTGGCCCTTCAGGATGCCGGTCTGGATTACAAACTGGTTCAGCAAGCCTATGCCGGCTACGTTTACGGCGACTCCACCAGCGGTCAGGCCGCCCTCTATGAAGTGGGCATGAGCGGCATCCCGGTGATCAACGTCAACAACAACTGCGCCACCGGTTCCAGCGCGCTGTTCCTGGCACGCCAGGCGGTGGAGAGCGGGGCGGTCGAGTGCGCCCTGGCATTCGGTTTCGAGCAGATGCAGCCAGGTGCCCTGAAAGGCCATTGGGATGACCGCCCGCGCGCGACCACGCACAAGACCCAGTCGGTGATCGACGAACTGACCTCTGATGTAGAGATCCCGAGCGCGCTGCGCATGTTCGGTGGCGCCGGTCGTGAGCACATGCAGAAGTACGGCACGCAAATGAGTACCTTTGCCGCGATCCGTGCCAAGGCCAGTCGTCATGCCGCCAACAACCCGTTGGCATTGTTCCGCAAAGTGGTCACCACCGAAGACGTGATGAACGATCAAGTGATGTGGCCGGGTGTGATGACCCGCCTGATGGCTTGCCCGCCGACTTGCGGCGCGGCGGCCGCCATTATCTGTTCCGAAGCTTTCGCCAAAAAGCATGGGTTGCGCACCGATGTGGTGATCCTCGCGCAATCGTTGACCACTGACAAACCCGTCTGCTTCGAAACCCGTTCGATGATCGAAGTCGTCGGCTTCGACATGGCCCAACGGGCTGCCAGGGAAGTCTATGAGAAGGCCGGTGTCGACCCGCTGGACATCCGGGTCGCTGAAATGCACGACTGCTTCGCCCATAACGAATTGCTGACGTATGAAGCCCTGGGCCTGTGCGATGTCGGCGGCGCGGAAAAATTTGTTCTCGAAGGCAGCAACACCTACGGCGGCCAGGTCGTGACCAACCCCTCCGGTGGCCTGTTGTCCAAGGGACATCCGCTGGGAGCGACCGGTCTGGCGCAGTGCTATGAGTTGACTCAGCAATTGCGAGGTAATGCCGACAAACGTCAGGTCGAAGGGGTGAATGTCGCGCTGGCGCATAACCTGGGCCTGGGTGGTGCATGCGTGGTGACCCTGTACGGTCGCACTTGA
- a CDS encoding DUF1329 domain-containing protein, which yields MKSSILIKACTLTLSLIASSVMAAVSPQEAAQLGTTLTPLGGEKAGNAGGTIPAWTGGLKPGAAPMQNDFLGNPFEGEKPQFVITAANVAQYKDKLTAGQLAMFTRYPDTYRIPVYKTQRTASAPQAVYDAVKKSAVTTESANDGYSLKNFEQSRYYAFPIPKNGLEVVWNHLTRSRGTNFINRQAQATPQTNGDYTIVQIEMATGLPWKMADAKPEDSANILFYVKQTVTAPARLAGSVLLIHETLDQVKEPRMAWAYNAGQRRVRRAPQVAYDGPGTAADGMRVADNADMYNGAPDRYDWKLIGKKEVYVPYNNYVLQSPKLKYADIIKPGHINQDLTRYELHRVWEVEGTLKPGQRHIYAKRHMYIDEDTWAAVEIDQYDGRGQLWRVSEGYLVNDYQQGVAVYAAMGVYDLIAGRYLVSNLGNENKRGTDYAYQPTMNDFTPAALRNAGIR from the coding sequence ATGAAATCCAGCATTCTGATCAAAGCCTGCACCTTGACCCTCAGCCTGATTGCTTCCAGCGTGATGGCGGCTGTTTCCCCGCAGGAAGCGGCGCAATTGGGTACCACGCTGACGCCGCTGGGCGGCGAGAAGGCCGGCAATGCCGGCGGCACCATTCCTGCCTGGACCGGTGGCCTCAAACCCGGTGCCGCCCCAATGCAGAACGACTTTCTGGGCAATCCGTTCGAAGGGGAAAAACCGCAGTTCGTAATCACTGCTGCCAACGTCGCGCAGTACAAAGACAAGCTCACGGCCGGGCAACTGGCGATGTTCACGCGTTACCCCGACACGTACAGGATCCCGGTGTACAAGACCCAGCGCACGGCGTCCGCGCCACAGGCAGTCTACGACGCCGTGAAGAAAAGTGCGGTGACCACCGAGTCGGCCAATGACGGCTACTCGTTGAAAAATTTCGAGCAGTCGCGCTATTACGCGTTCCCGATTCCGAAGAATGGCCTGGAAGTGGTCTGGAACCACCTGACCCGCTCACGGGGCACCAACTTCATCAACCGTCAGGCCCAGGCCACGCCGCAAACCAATGGTGACTACACCATTGTGCAGATTGAGATGGCCACCGGGTTGCCCTGGAAAATGGCCGACGCCAAGCCCGAGGACAGCGCCAACATCCTGTTCTACGTCAAGCAGACGGTGACGGCGCCCGCACGTCTGGCCGGTAGTGTGCTGTTGATTCACGAGACCCTCGATCAGGTCAAGGAACCGCGCATGGCCTGGGCCTACAACGCTGGGCAACGCCGCGTGCGTCGTGCCCCGCAAGTGGCCTATGACGGTCCGGGCACCGCTGCCGACGGCATGCGCGTGGCCGACAACGCCGACATGTACAACGGTGCACCGGACCGTTACGACTGGAAGTTGATCGGCAAGAAAGAAGTTTACGTTCCCTACAACAACTACGTGTTGCAGTCGCCGAAGCTCAAATACGCCGACATCATCAAGCCCGGCCATATCAACCAGGACCTGACCCGCTACGAGCTGCATCGGGTTTGGGAAGTGGAGGGCACGCTCAAGCCTGGCCAGCGCCACATTTATGCCAAGCGTCATATGTACATCGACGAGGACACCTGGGCTGCCGTGGAAATCGACCAGTACGACGGTCGCGGCCAACTGTGGCGGGTCAGCGAAGGTTACCTGGTCAACGACTATCAGCAGGGTGTCGCCGTGTATGCCGCGATGGGGGTCTATGACCTGATTGCCGGGCGGTATCTGGTGTCGAACCTGGGTAACGAAAACAAGCGTGGCACCGACTACGCGTACCAGCCGACCATGAATGACTTCACTCCGGCAGCGCTGCGCAACGCCGGTATTCGCTAA
- a CDS encoding DUF1302 domain-containing protein produces MSITRMRGVCYPHLLAVAVAAAVSPQAFAVDFSIGEIEASFDSSLSVGASWAVRGPDPDFISNFNSQGVRGNASSRTNDDNRLNFKKGETFSKIFKGVHDLELKYGDSGAFVRGKYWYDFELMDESRPFYDIDDHGRQRAAKSSGAMFLDSFVYHNYTLDQLQGNVRLGKQVVSWGESTFIGNSINSINPIDVAALRRPGAEVKEGLIPVNMLYVSQGLSENVTAEAFYQIEWAPSVIDNCGTFFGNDLTPEGCNDRVVLAGLDLPPGVANNTATPGLTDDAFIARTKTRDARDSGQFGVALRWFAPDLNDTEFGAYFMNYHSRNPSLDFTRATNTANAVTAVRSASYNVVYPEDVRLYGLSFATNALGTSLGGEVSYRPNMPLNLNGADINLAAVGNATSPLFVSGQSSNVVGASIDGYQRMPVLQAQMSATRFFDQILGSERLTLVGEVGYNRINGLGSSDGSDVRFGRSTVFGAGQLVNQAVCVGQATPVPGQPGVTRPGNPQQECNSHGFYTTDSWGYRLRGKLEYPNLIAGINLSPNLAWSHDVNGIGPNFEEGNKAISLGVDADYMNTYTASLSYTDYFGGKWNTNTDRDYVALSLGVNF; encoded by the coding sequence ATGAGCATTACGAGAATGCGTGGAGTTTGCTACCCACACCTTTTGGCCGTCGCCGTTGCTGCCGCCGTTAGCCCACAGGCATTTGCCGTCGATTTCAGCATCGGTGAAATCGAGGCCAGTTTCGATTCGTCGCTGTCGGTGGGTGCCAGTTGGGCCGTCCGCGGACCCGACCCGGACTTCATTTCCAACTTCAATTCGCAAGGTGTCAGGGGCAACGCCTCGTCGCGGACCAACGACGACAACCGGCTGAATTTCAAGAAGGGCGAAACCTTCTCGAAGATCTTCAAAGGCGTGCATGACCTGGAGTTGAAGTACGGCGACAGTGGCGCCTTCGTGCGCGGCAAGTACTGGTACGACTTCGAGCTGATGGACGAAAGTCGTCCGTTCTACGACATCGACGATCACGGCCGCCAGCGTGCGGCGAAATCGTCCGGGGCGATGTTTCTCGACAGCTTTGTCTACCACAACTACACGCTGGATCAATTGCAGGGCAACGTGCGCCTGGGCAAGCAGGTGGTGAGCTGGGGCGAAAGCACCTTCATCGGCAACTCGATCAACAGCATTAATCCGATCGACGTCGCAGCCCTGCGTCGTCCCGGCGCAGAAGTGAAGGAAGGCCTGATTCCGGTCAACATGCTGTACGTGTCCCAGGGCTTGTCCGAGAACGTTACCGCCGAGGCTTTTTACCAGATCGAATGGGCGCCGTCGGTGATCGACAATTGCGGCACCTTCTTCGGCAATGACCTCACGCCTGAAGGCTGTAACGACCGTGTCGTCCTGGCGGGTCTGGATCTGCCACCCGGTGTGGCAAACAACACGGCCACTCCTGGCCTGACCGACGACGCTTTCATTGCGCGCACCAAAACCCGTGACGCCCGTGACAGCGGCCAGTTCGGCGTAGCCCTGCGCTGGTTCGCCCCGGACTTGAACGACACCGAGTTCGGCGCCTATTTCATGAATTACCACAGCCGTAACCCGAGCCTGGACTTTACCCGCGCAACCAATACCGCCAACGCGGTGACGGCGGTTCGCAGCGCCAGCTACAACGTGGTCTATCCAGAAGACGTGCGCTTGTACGGCTTGAGCTTCGCCACCAACGCGCTCGGTACATCGCTGGGTGGCGAGGTCAGCTATCGGCCGAACATGCCGTTGAACCTCAACGGTGCCGATATCAACCTGGCCGCCGTGGGCAACGCCACTTCACCGCTGTTCGTCAGCGGACAGTCGTCCAACGTCGTCGGGGCGTCGATTGATGGCTACCAGCGTATGCCGGTGTTGCAGGCGCAGATGAGTGCCACCCGGTTCTTCGACCAGATCCTGGGTTCCGAGCGCCTGACCCTGGTGGGCGAGGTGGGCTACAACCGCATCAACGGCCTGGGTTCCAGCGACGGCAGCGATGTGCGGTTTGGCCGCAGCACGGTGTTCGGCGCCGGGCAGTTGGTCAATCAGGCGGTCTGCGTTGGCCAGGCCACACCGGTACCGGGTCAGCCTGGCGTCACGCGACCCGGCAACCCGCAACAGGAATGCAACAGTCACGGTTTCTATACCACCGACTCGTGGGGCTATCGCCTGCGCGGCAAGCTCGAATACCCCAACCTCATCGCGGGCATCAATCTGTCGCCCAACCTGGCCTGGTCCCATGACGTCAATGGTATCGGTCCGAACTTCGAGGAAGGCAATAAGGCGATCAGCCTCGGCGTGGATGCCGACTACATGAATACCTACACAGCGAGCCTCAGTTACACCGACTACTTCGGCGGAAAGTGGAATACCAACACTGATCGCGACTATGTCGCCCTCAGCCTGGGTGTGAACTTTTAA
- a CDS encoding long-chain-fatty-acid--CoA ligase has protein sequence MYITQGLHRHLQQRPNAIAVRFQGRQITYAQFGARVARLAGALKGLGVASGDRVAMLAFNCARYLEYYQAVPWADAVVNPVNFRWSAAEIIYSLNDSQTSVLIVDDHHKELGARVLEEAQSVQRVIYAGDGETPRGMLNYESLIASSEPVEDARRGGDSLLGIFYTGGTTGHPKGVMLSHNNVAFSALNTLSQGRLGNDTIFLHAMPMFHLADFAAITGLFITGATHAILQTFSPEGVLQAIDQENVNEILLAPTMIQMLLDWRETRGQAHDVSSLRTIGYGASTITPALLDRARAVFTNAGFSQGYGMTELSPVAATLPAEYHTAEYQANGKMYSAGQPAICVEIRIVDANDNEVPRGTVGEIIVRGPNVMLGYWNKPEATAEALRGGWMHTGDGGYMDEDGFIYICDRLKDMVVSGGENIYCGEVEAAIARHPAVAQSAVIGIPCKKWGETVHAVIILKPGASVTQEQIISHCRELIAGYKVPRSVEFRDSLPLTSVGKVLKTELRKPFWEHHQRTIA, from the coding sequence ATGTACATCACACAAGGGCTGCACCGTCATCTGCAGCAACGACCCAATGCCATTGCGGTTCGCTTCCAGGGCCGTCAGATTACCTACGCCCAGTTCGGTGCGCGTGTCGCACGCCTGGCCGGTGCACTCAAGGGACTGGGGGTTGCCAGCGGTGATCGCGTGGCGATGCTGGCATTCAACTGCGCACGTTATCTTGAGTACTATCAAGCGGTACCCTGGGCCGATGCGGTGGTCAATCCGGTGAATTTTCGCTGGAGTGCGGCGGAGATCATCTATTCCCTGAACGACTCGCAAACGAGCGTCCTGATTGTCGACGATCACCACAAGGAACTCGGCGCCCGGGTACTTGAAGAAGCGCAAAGCGTACAACGGGTGATTTATGCCGGCGATGGCGAAACCCCCCGTGGCATGCTCAATTACGAATCGCTGATCGCTTCCAGTGAACCGGTGGAAGATGCCCGGCGCGGTGGCGATTCGTTGCTCGGGATTTTCTATACCGGTGGCACCACCGGTCACCCCAAAGGGGTGATGCTCAGTCACAACAACGTGGCGTTTTCGGCGCTCAATACCCTGTCCCAGGGGCGCCTTGGCAACGATACGATTTTTCTGCATGCGATGCCGATGTTCCATCTGGCCGACTTCGCGGCGATCACTGGACTGTTCATCACCGGCGCCACCCACGCGATATTGCAGACCTTCTCGCCAGAGGGTGTACTGCAAGCCATTGACCAGGAAAACGTCAACGAAATCCTGCTGGCGCCGACCATGATCCAGATGTTGCTGGACTGGCGCGAAACCCGTGGGCAAGCCCACGACGTCAGTTCGCTGAGGACCATTGGATACGGTGCGTCGACCATCACTCCGGCACTGCTCGACCGGGCGCGTGCGGTGTTCACCAACGCCGGCTTCTCCCAGGGCTATGGCATGACCGAGCTGTCCCCGGTGGCCGCGACGCTCCCCGCCGAGTACCACACTGCCGAGTACCAGGCCAATGGCAAAATGTATTCGGCGGGCCAGCCAGCCATTTGCGTAGAGATCCGCATCGTCGATGCCAACGACAATGAAGTGCCGCGTGGCACCGTCGGCGAAATCATCGTGCGTGGTCCCAACGTTATGCTCGGCTATTGGAACAAGCCAGAAGCGACCGCTGAAGCATTGCGCGGCGGATGGATGCACACCGGTGATGGCGGCTACATGGACGAGGACGGTTTCATCTATATCTGTGATCGCCTCAAAGACATGGTGGTCAGCGGCGGCGAAAACATCTACTGCGGCGAGGTAGAGGCGGCCATCGCCCGTCATCCTGCCGTCGCGCAAAGTGCGGTGATCGGCATTCCCTGCAAGAAATGGGGCGAGACCGTTCACGCCGTCATCATCCTCAAACCCGGTGCCAGCGTTACCCAGGAGCAGATTATCAGCCACTGCCGTGAGCTGATTGCCGGCTACAAGGTGCCGCGCAGTGTCGAGTTTCGCGACTCACTGCCGCTGACCAGTGTCGGCAAAGTGCTGAAGACCGAACTGCGCAAACCCTTCTGGGAACACCATCAACGCACCATCGCCTGA
- a CDS encoding acyl-CoA dehydrogenase family protein → MLENYRSAWMTEDLESFNDMVQRFAREYMEPNELKWREQHCADRSAWLKAGELGLILPDVSEEYGGAGGGIGHYVCVIQAMNANGSGLGIGLSHIVAHYILESGTEAQKKHWLPKIGSGEIICAIAMTEPGAGSDLQSVRTRAVKRGDKYVINGAKTFISNGQTCDMVLVIAKTDITQGAKGVSLFMVDTNTPGFRRGKLLSKVGMHAQDTSEMFFDDVEVPADCLLGEVEGRGFYTLMSQLPYERAQIGVGAVAVMERALRLTVEYTKDRKAFGKPVIDFQNSRFVLADAKATVLASRTFVDLIIQRWIDGTLDTTLASMGKFWLTERQGEVLDRCLQLFGGYGYMNEYPIGRMWADARVARIYGGSNEIQREVVARSL, encoded by the coding sequence ATGCTGGAAAACTACCGCTCTGCCTGGATGACCGAGGACCTGGAGTCGTTCAACGACATGGTCCAGCGCTTCGCCAGGGAATACATGGAGCCGAACGAGTTGAAATGGCGCGAGCAGCACTGCGCCGACCGCTCCGCCTGGCTCAAGGCCGGTGAACTGGGTCTGATTCTGCCTGACGTATCGGAAGAATACGGTGGTGCTGGTGGCGGCATCGGCCACTACGTGTGCGTGATTCAGGCGATGAACGCCAACGGCAGCGGCCTGGGCATTGGCCTGAGTCATATCGTCGCCCACTACATCCTCGAATCCGGCACCGAAGCGCAGAAGAAACACTGGCTGCCGAAAATCGGTTCCGGCGAGATCATTTGCGCTATCGCGATGACCGAACCAGGCGCTGGTTCAGATCTGCAATCGGTGCGCACCCGTGCGGTGAAGAGGGGGGACAAGTACGTCATCAACGGCGCCAAGACCTTCATCAGCAACGGTCAGACCTGCGACATGGTGCTGGTCATCGCCAAGACCGACATCACGCAGGGCGCCAAGGGCGTTTCGTTGTTCATGGTCGACACCAACACCCCGGGCTTTCGTCGCGGCAAATTGCTGAGCAAAGTCGGCATGCACGCCCAGGACACCTCGGAAATGTTCTTCGATGACGTCGAAGTGCCGGCTGATTGCCTGCTGGGTGAAGTGGAAGGTCGCGGTTTCTACACCCTGATGAGCCAACTGCCGTACGAACGTGCGCAGATCGGTGTAGGTGCTGTCGCGGTGATGGAGCGTGCCCTGCGTTTGACCGTGGAATACACCAAGGACCGCAAAGCCTTCGGCAAGCCGGTCATCGACTTCCAGAACAGCCGCTTCGTGCTGGCTGACGCGAAGGCGACGGTGCTCGCTTCACGCACCTTTGTCGACCTGATCATCCAGCGCTGGATCGACGGCACCCTCGATACCACCCTGGCATCGATGGGCAAGTTCTGGCTGACCGAGCGTCAAGGCGAAGTGCTCGATCGCTGCCTGCAACTGTTCGGCGGCTACGGCTACATGAACGAGTACCCGATCGGGCGGATGTGGGCCGATGCGCGGGTAGCGCGGATCTACGGTGGCTCCAACGAGATTCAGCGCGAAGTTGTTGCGCGCTCGCTGTGA
- a CDS encoding SDR family NAD(P)-dependent oxidoreductase, with product MKKLEGKVALVTGSGRGIGREVALQLAAYGAKVVVNDLDAEPADEVVAQIRDAGGEAVACVGSVTAADFADRFVQTAVKNYGAIDIIVNNAGFTWDNVIQKMSDEQWYAVIDCHLTAPFRILRAAQPVISAQAKKEAAEGREVLRKVVNISSGAAGGNVGQSNYSSGKSGILGLTKTLSKEWGRLKVNVNAVAFGLIDTRLTQALAGEDSKTVSIEGREIKVGVQQSRLDSVAATIPLGRTGTPEEAAGAVVMFCLPESNFCSGQVIYCGGGPGSNF from the coding sequence ATGAAAAAGCTTGAAGGCAAAGTTGCACTGGTCACCGGTTCCGGTCGCGGTATTGGTCGTGAAGTCGCCCTGCAGCTGGCGGCGTATGGCGCCAAAGTCGTGGTCAACGATCTGGACGCCGAACCGGCTGATGAAGTGGTTGCGCAGATTCGCGACGCGGGTGGCGAGGCCGTGGCTTGCGTCGGTAGCGTGACCGCCGCCGATTTTGCCGACCGTTTCGTGCAAACCGCCGTCAAGAACTATGGCGCCATCGACATCATCGTCAACAACGCCGGTTTTACCTGGGACAACGTCATCCAGAAGATGAGCGACGAACAATGGTACGCCGTCATCGACTGCCACCTGACCGCGCCATTCCGCATCCTGCGGGCTGCCCAGCCAGTGATCAGCGCCCAGGCCAAAAAAGAGGCCGCAGAAGGCCGCGAAGTATTGCGCAAGGTGGTGAACATTTCCTCTGGTGCAGCGGGCGGCAACGTCGGCCAGTCCAACTACTCCTCGGGCAAGTCCGGGATTCTGGGCCTGACCAAAACCCTTTCCAAGGAGTGGGGGCGCCTGAAGGTCAACGTCAACGCCGTTGCCTTCGGCCTGATCGATACTCGCCTGACCCAGGCCCTGGCCGGTGAAGACAGCAAAACCGTGAGCATTGAAGGTCGCGAGATCAAGGTCGGCGTTCAGCAGTCACGTCTGGACAGTGTCGCCGCCACCATCCCGCTGGGCCGTACTGGCACACCGGAAGAGGCGGCGGGTGCAGTGGTCATGTTCTGCCTGCCGGAATCCAATTTCTGCTCTGGTCAGGTCATCTACTGCGGCGGTGGCCCAGGCTCGAACTTCTAA
- a CDS encoding MaoC family dehydratase, translated as MSLSQSSHVQYSDIQVGDAIALLQLPPVNRTTLALYCGASGDHNPIHVDLDFARKSRMPDVFAHGMLSAAYLGRLLTQWVPQQQVRSLSIRFTGITHLGHIPTCTGTVTEKFEENGEKRVRLQIRCANQYGEEKLAGEAVVALA; from the coding sequence ATGTCCCTGTCTCAAAGCAGCCACGTTCAATACTCCGATATCCAGGTTGGCGACGCCATTGCGCTGCTGCAACTGCCGCCGGTCAACCGTACCACCCTGGCCCTCTACTGCGGGGCTTCGGGCGACCACAACCCGATCCACGTCGACCTCGACTTTGCACGCAAATCACGCATGCCCGATGTGTTCGCCCACGGCATGTTGTCGGCCGCCTACCTCGGTCGTCTGCTGACCCAATGGGTACCGCAGCAACAGGTACGCAGCCTGTCGATCCGTTTCACCGGCATCACCCATTTGGGGCACATCCCGACCTGCACCGGAACCGTCACCGAGAAATTCGAAGAGAACGGTGAGAAACGCGTGCGCCTGCAGATCCGCTGCGCCAACCAGTACGGCGAAGAAAAACTCGCCGGTGAAGCCGTCGTGGCCCTGGCCTGA